Proteins from a single region of Bdellovibrio bacteriovorus HD100:
- a CDS encoding STAS domain-containing protein, which yields MEVKLVLDGDITVVSLSGRIEIEKTQSFKKACLQNFSDRKVVFCMKNLHFVGSSGIQSFFGVLNELNAGSRMSVKIAGLTPDFQRLFSFSECASLEVHESIEGALQSF from the coding sequence ATGGAAGTCAAACTCGTGCTCGACGGTGACATCACTGTTGTGTCTTTGAGCGGTCGCATTGAAATCGAAAAAACTCAGTCCTTTAAAAAAGCCTGCCTGCAGAATTTCTCCGACCGCAAAGTCGTATTCTGCATGAAAAACCTGCATTTTGTGGGGTCTTCCGGGATTCAGTCTTTCTTTGGTGTCTTGAATGAATTGAATGCGGGGAGCCGCATGAGTGTGAAGATCGCGGGTTTGACTCCGGACTTCCAGCGTCTTTTCTCGTTCTCTGAGTGTGCCAGTCTGGAAGTGCACGAGAGTATCGAAGGGGCCCTGCAAAGCTTTTAA
- a CDS encoding tetratricopeptide repeat protein → MKNQNSLFVVFCLCLAVGFMGVYATFVAHFNGHEEYEMRLASLQKQVEKEKFNNSLLSYQLKDFQQTVAQVLPNDKKLQAKYELHNLSAVVRAPASEETLDLSGAIYEKGKRYFNGQQYDRAIREFGQLLEKYPLSQHSVEARFFIAESYFLKKDYRSSLGQIDEMVTQYPQHDLTGFILLRMGQISEINSQTEEAAEIYKTVAKNFKNENLKKQARKLAQSVE, encoded by the coding sequence ATGAAAAATCAGAACTCTTTATTCGTCGTCTTCTGCCTGTGCCTGGCTGTCGGGTTCATGGGAGTGTATGCCACATTCGTGGCGCATTTCAATGGTCATGAAGAGTATGAAATGCGTCTGGCATCCCTGCAAAAACAGGTGGAAAAAGAGAAATTCAACAACTCTCTTTTAAGTTATCAGTTGAAGGACTTCCAGCAAACGGTGGCGCAGGTTCTTCCGAATGACAAAAAACTTCAAGCCAAGTATGAACTTCACAATCTTTCGGCTGTGGTTCGGGCTCCGGCCAGTGAAGAGACTTTAGACCTTTCCGGTGCGATTTATGAAAAGGGAAAGCGTTACTTTAACGGTCAGCAGTATGATCGTGCTATCCGTGAATTTGGCCAGCTTCTGGAAAAGTACCCGTTGTCCCAACACAGTGTTGAGGCGCGTTTCTTTATTGCCGAAAGTTACTTCCTGAAAAAAGACTATCGCAGCAGCCTGGGGCAGATTGACGAAATGGTGACCCAGTATCCACAGCATGATCTGACGGGTTTCATTTTGCTTCGCATGGGGCAAATCAGTGAAATCAACAGTCAGACAGAAGAGGCGGCGGAAATCTATAAAACCGTTGCTAAAAACTTCAAGAATGAAAACCTTAAAAAACAGGCGCGCAAACTGGCGCAAAGTGTTGAGTAG
- a CDS encoding YraN family protein → MIKYYQLKCCHLLGQRVKTPFAEVDLLFKTPRQTLLMVEVKTTNLSDFQPFRITKKQKARLVRAMLFLAARWDVLVEIHWAFVTKDGEITVFEDISD, encoded by the coding sequence GTGATCAAATACTATCAGCTTAAATGCTGTCATTTGCTTGGACAGAGGGTGAAGACTCCTTTTGCTGAAGTGGATCTGCTTTTTAAAACTCCCCGGCAGACTTTGCTGATGGTGGAGGTTAAAACCACGAACCTGTCTGATTTTCAGCCTTTCCGAATCACCAAAAAACAAAAAGCCCGCTTGGTGCGCGCGATGCTCTTTCTGGCGGCGCGCTGGGATGTGCTGGTTGAAATTCACTGGGCCTTTGTCACAAAAGACGGTGAGATCACGGTCTTTGAAGATATCAGTGATTGA
- a CDS encoding RNA methyltransferase has translation MAEETPYVPRLAIGLVHYPVRDSKQKTVATNITNFDIHDIARAATVFGVEKYYIIHPMKEQLMFVDRVLDHWRTGQGSKFNPMRKTALGNVKAVESVEKAFEDWNVPEALTIATTARTEWAKHKYSFAELRNEMHVAKKPVFMLFGTGFGLTEDLIRSSSGVLESIRGAPPKDYRHLSVRSAVSICLDRVMGPW, from the coding sequence ATGGCTGAAGAAACACCTTACGTGCCCCGTTTGGCGATTGGACTGGTTCACTATCCGGTCCGCGACAGCAAACAAAAAACGGTGGCCACCAATATCACCAATTTCGATATCCATGACATCGCCCGGGCGGCGACTGTCTTCGGAGTGGAAAAATATTACATCATCCATCCCATGAAAGAGCAGCTGATGTTCGTGGATCGTGTTCTGGATCACTGGCGCACCGGCCAGGGGTCGAAGTTCAACCCCATGAGAAAGACCGCCCTGGGGAACGTAAAGGCGGTTGAGAGCGTCGAAAAAGCGTTTGAGGACTGGAATGTCCCGGAAGCTCTGACGATCGCGACAACGGCCCGTACGGAGTGGGCGAAGCATAAGTACTCGTTTGCCGAGCTGCGCAACGAAATGCATGTGGCCAAAAAGCCAGTTTTTATGTTATTTGGAACAGGCTTCGGTTTGACGGAAGACCTCATCAGATCCTCGTCAGGGGTTCTGGAGAGCATTAGGGGTGCTCCCCCCAAAGATTATCGGCATCTTTCAGTAAGATCTGCCGTAAGTATCTGTCTTGACCGTGTCATGGGTCCATGGTAG
- the rplS gene encoding 50S ribosomal protein L19 — protein MAKETNLVRRVSVKAANKNIQSFNSGDTVNVFVKVKEGEKERVQLYKGIVTKIQGSGAAKSFTVRKMSAGVGVERTFPFASPALDKVEIVNVGKVRRSKLYYLRALKGKAAKIESELVSSKAE, from the coding sequence ATGGCTAAAGAAACAAACCTCGTTCGTCGCGTTAGTGTTAAAGCTGCTAACAAAAACATTCAGTCCTTCAACTCTGGTGATACTGTTAACGTATTCGTTAAAGTAAAAGAGGGTGAGAAAGAGCGTGTTCAGCTTTACAAAGGTATCGTAACTAAGATCCAAGGATCTGGTGCTGCGAAGTCTTTCACAGTTCGTAAAATGTCCGCTGGTGTTGGCGTGGAAAGAACTTTCCCGTTCGCATCTCCAGCTTTGGATAAAGTTGAGATCGTAAACGTAGGTAAAGTACGTCGTTCTAAACTTTACTACCTTCGCGCTCTTAAAGGTAAAGCAGCTAAGATTGAATCTGAGCTGGTTTCCTCCAAAGCAGAGTAG
- a CDS encoding fused vitamin K epoxide reductase/thioredoxin translates to MKNTVSKSKFLLIAMIATLIGVGVHIYLTLHYYDIKFGLSAGDSMCNINEVLNCDAVTASKFSALLGVPIALWGVMTNLVLVYFLGVTRFNLVQDPDRTSRYALLLSGVTVLASVVMGLISVTAMSNLCIFCISAYVLSLVGFIFTWMGAEDVTAENISNDIKDIFTSERWVAGFLLAIPAFAFLANIMYLESHGLSDMEKMAKEKVAYWQVAPQQNFDLTKGLSMQKGTDEPVMTIVEFADFRCGHCKHAAAPLHSFTKNHPDVRLIYKPFPLDGTCNEAMKGGGGDGISCGLAFATLCSEKIAQKGWVAHDYIFDNQEEITRMMNLDKNLESIAKATGIQLEELKTCVKGTEIPEIVRNTAKEGEVAQIRGTPAIFVNGKLLDGGQLIPVLEAAYKTLKK, encoded by the coding sequence ATGAAAAACACAGTCAGCAAATCCAAGTTCCTGCTTATCGCGATGATTGCCACCCTGATCGGCGTGGGTGTTCACATCTATTTGACCCTGCACTACTATGACATCAAATTTGGCCTGTCCGCGGGCGACTCCATGTGCAATATCAACGAAGTGCTGAACTGTGATGCTGTGACTGCCAGCAAATTCTCTGCATTGCTGGGAGTACCAATCGCACTTTGGGGTGTTATGACCAATCTGGTGCTGGTGTACTTCCTGGGTGTCACCCGCTTCAACTTGGTGCAGGATCCGGATCGCACGTCCCGCTACGCTTTGTTGCTGTCCGGCGTGACAGTTCTGGCCTCCGTGGTGATGGGATTGATCTCGGTCACGGCGATGAGCAATCTTTGCATCTTCTGCATCAGCGCTTACGTGCTTTCCCTGGTTGGCTTCATCTTCACATGGATGGGCGCCGAAGACGTGACTGCTGAAAACATCAGCAATGACATCAAAGACATCTTCACCTCCGAAAGATGGGTTGCCGGATTCCTGCTGGCGATTCCCGCCTTCGCTTTCCTTGCAAATATTATGTATCTGGAAAGCCATGGCCTTTCTGACATGGAAAAAATGGCCAAAGAAAAAGTGGCTTATTGGCAAGTGGCTCCTCAGCAGAACTTTGACCTGACAAAGGGTCTGAGCATGCAAAAAGGAACTGACGAACCCGTGATGACCATCGTGGAGTTTGCTGACTTCCGCTGTGGCCACTGCAAACACGCAGCCGCTCCTTTGCACAGCTTCACCAAAAACCACCCGGATGTGCGTTTGATTTACAAACCATTCCCTCTGGATGGCACGTGCAATGAGGCGATGAAAGGTGGCGGCGGAGACGGCATCTCTTGCGGTCTGGCATTTGCGACATTGTGCTCTGAAAAAATCGCCCAAAAAGGCTGGGTGGCGCACGATTATATCTTCGACAACCAGGAAGAAATCACGCGCATGATGAACCTGGATAAGAATCTTGAATCCATCGCAAAAGCAACCGGCATCCAACTGGAAGAACTGAAAACCTGTGTGAAGGGAACTGAGATTCCTGAAATCGTGCGCAACACCGCCAAAGAAGGCGAAGTGGCACAGATCCGCGGGACTCCGGCGATCTTTGTAAATGGCAAGCTGCTGGACGGCGGCCAACTGATCCCGGTCCTTGAAGCTGCTTATAAAACATTGAAAAAGTAA
- a CDS encoding coiled-coil domain-containing protein, with protein METESFQTAKLGHLDFDSPRENQPVGKIPLPDELPRQNDFSHLPKEILKSSTVENLISQNEDLMARLKVTLRRLSLLETENQKFSEEANKARLSQSSVTDQILVWKEKDNLWRQKVDQLEREKEIQSEKLRALTEKTQHMATELARHEKYHERIKTQVKPYISELKEYSRTQDLRLQELENASSHKEAQLRDLRHQIIEVTKNSRYQVEASEKKAQEMVHFYEEQIERLTKEVAQLHQIQEELEVKSIKLHSALERQDTLENEVVTLRRSKEELKDRYEQEISRQQERISELTRQNQKLGVEHADLQIRVVEDQEKIQRLEKDHYQAQEQLESLRYMWTAKNEENEKLKVAAAALERLNLELSQKLNELRKQDGPTA; from the coding sequence ATGGAAACCGAATCTTTCCAGACCGCGAAACTTGGACATTTAGACTTTGATTCACCCCGGGAAAACCAGCCGGTGGGCAAGATCCCATTGCCTGACGAACTGCCCCGCCAGAATGATTTCAGCCATCTCCCAAAAGAGATCCTGAAGTCCTCCACTGTTGAAAATCTGATTTCACAAAATGAAGACCTGATGGCCCGCCTGAAGGTGACTTTGCGCCGCTTGTCCCTTTTGGAAACTGAAAATCAGAAGTTCAGCGAAGAAGCCAACAAGGCCCGCCTGTCCCAATCCTCTGTGACTGATCAAATTCTGGTCTGGAAGGAAAAGGACAATCTGTGGAGACAAAAAGTCGACCAACTGGAAAGAGAAAAAGAAATCCAGTCTGAAAAACTGCGCGCACTGACCGAAAAAACACAACACATGGCCACCGAACTGGCGCGCCATGAAAAATATCATGAGCGCATCAAGACCCAGGTGAAGCCTTATATCTCGGAACTGAAAGAGTACTCCCGCACCCAGGATTTGCGCCTGCAGGAGCTGGAAAATGCCTCCAGCCACAAAGAAGCCCAGCTGCGCGATCTGCGTCATCAAATCATCGAGGTGACCAAGAATTCCCGCTATCAAGTGGAAGCTTCCGAGAAAAAAGCTCAAGAGATGGTTCACTTCTATGAAGAACAGATTGAACGTCTGACCAAGGAAGTCGCACAGCTGCATCAGATTCAGGAAGAACTTGAAGTAAAATCCATCAAACTGCACAGCGCTTTGGAGCGCCAGGACACTTTGGAAAACGAAGTTGTCACCCTTCGTCGCAGCAAAGAAGAGCTCAAAGACCGCTATGAGCAGGAAATCTCCCGCCAGCAGGAACGCATCAGCGAGCTGACCCGCCAGAATCAAAAACTGGGTGTCGAGCATGCTGATTTACAAATCCGCGTGGTGGAAGATCAGGAGAAAATCCAAAGACTTGAAAAAGACCACTATCAGGCCCAGGAACAACTGGAAAGCCTGAGATATATGTGGACTGCCAAGAATGAGGAAAACGAAAAACTCAAGGTTGCAGCCGCTGCTTTGGAGCGTTTGAACCTTGAGCTAAGTCAGAAACTCAACGAATTGCGTAAACAGGACGGGCCCACAGCTTAA
- a CDS encoding LPS-assembly protein LptD — protein MLRSWIVLISFLLVTVMSSSFALGAEPMAKIHDMLINADSMYRDTEKEVVELEGNIQIVYKGQHIKADKAITSLRSRQVELYGNVEIMDAKNTIVGDQVFLDYENNTGMIYNGSVQSGPIMFSGDVLQKTGESEFVVSSADYTACTNCPASWSFSGTTVRAELGGYAYIKNAVLRFGHVPVFWMPYLIVPLKSDRQSGLLTPTFEVSDKGGFAISQPYFWAISRSTDATLEVKDYAKRGLKGLVEYRYMLNESSGGTMNFGTIFDQAFAQDDRLNLYRPATEKGDPLERWFLRYDHYYDMPDGIVHRAQLNLASDLQYPKDFPTETMNHGDSAMENRMSFTKNTLDQHYSVDSSYYVNMLHGNPQEGNEDAVHRIPELRFSQTQENIGETNFIYSLNLTYVNFTRAGQAYDDMTEQTINGNKIRFPTNTCNDPRWEDNPNCRRVYDGSYNPGLDQIRTGQRLDFMPALYYPIKFGEGLDVIPAVSYRETHYGFNIDEDQYLARRYIRTEIGARTNLSRIYGDTVNSKATRYKHEIIPEVTYTRLPWVSQDDNPFFGTGSISDAPYTARDSITDLDIASDYGVQFDYYDRVYDRNLVTLALINKITEKRWIGERPEYRQVGYLKLAQSYDGTQENKVGVKEPWSDLTATLDVRLDRFQTYSIFNYFPYQNVTNASSRVRLLNDMGQFFQVQLTRQYKISPGQAVNTSDRQEDYTFSAGFTSRFINLMGKFVYDANWAESTTRDQVKSWAYIAQFKPPGDCMMITFIHDQVTGGDTNFKLNFEFTFDGNPKPALPPEALDSYGF, from the coding sequence GTGCTTCGAAGCTGGATCGTCTTGATTTCATTTTTGCTGGTGACAGTGATGTCATCTTCTTTTGCCCTGGGTGCAGAACCCATGGCGAAGATCCATGATATGTTGATCAACGCCGACAGCATGTACCGCGACACCGAAAAAGAAGTCGTGGAGCTGGAAGGCAACATCCAGATCGTCTACAAAGGCCAGCACATCAAAGCCGACAAAGCCATCACCTCGCTGCGCTCCCGCCAGGTGGAACTGTACGGCAATGTCGAAATCATGGACGCCAAAAACACCATCGTGGGTGATCAGGTGTTCCTGGATTATGAAAACAACACTGGCATGATCTATAACGGTTCGGTGCAATCCGGTCCGATCATGTTCTCGGGCGACGTTTTACAGAAAACCGGCGAATCCGAATTTGTTGTGAGTTCTGCTGATTACACTGCCTGCACCAACTGCCCGGCATCCTGGAGTTTCTCCGGCACCACCGTGCGCGCCGAACTGGGTGGCTATGCTTACATCAAAAATGCCGTTCTGCGCTTTGGCCATGTTCCGGTTTTCTGGATGCCTTATCTGATTGTCCCGCTGAAAAGTGACCGTCAGTCCGGCCTTCTGACTCCGACCTTCGAAGTTTCCGACAAAGGGGGCTTTGCGATCTCCCAACCTTACTTCTGGGCGATTTCCCGCAGCACCGATGCGACACTCGAAGTAAAAGACTATGCCAAGCGGGGCCTTAAAGGTCTGGTTGAATATCGCTACATGCTGAATGAAAGTTCGGGTGGCACGATGAACTTCGGCACCATCTTTGACCAGGCGTTTGCACAAGATGATCGTTTGAATTTATACCGCCCGGCCACAGAAAAAGGCGATCCTCTGGAACGCTGGTTCCTGCGCTATGACCACTATTATGACATGCCCGATGGCATCGTTCACCGCGCCCAATTGAACTTGGCCAGCGACCTGCAATATCCGAAGGACTTCCCGACTGAGACCATGAACCATGGTGACTCGGCGATGGAAAACCGCATGTCTTTCACCAAGAACACTCTGGATCAGCACTACAGTGTCGATTCATCGTACTATGTGAACATGCTGCACGGAAACCCACAGGAGGGAAATGAAGACGCCGTTCACCGCATTCCTGAACTGCGCTTCTCGCAGACCCAGGAAAACATTGGCGAGACCAATTTCATTTATTCCCTGAATTTAACCTATGTGAATTTCACCCGTGCCGGTCAAGCCTATGACGACATGACCGAACAAACCATCAATGGGAACAAGATCCGCTTCCCGACTAACACCTGCAACGACCCGCGCTGGGAGGATAATCCCAACTGCCGTCGTGTGTATGATGGATCTTACAATCCGGGTCTGGATCAAATCCGCACCGGCCAGCGTCTGGATTTCATGCCGGCCCTTTACTACCCGATTAAGTTTGGCGAAGGCCTGGATGTGATTCCGGCAGTCAGCTATCGCGAAACCCATTATGGATTCAACATCGACGAAGACCAGTACCTGGCTCGCCGCTATATCCGCACAGAAATCGGCGCACGCACAAACCTGAGCCGCATCTATGGCGACACTGTCAACTCCAAGGCCACCCGCTATAAACACGAAATCATCCCGGAAGTGACCTACACGCGCCTGCCGTGGGTTTCTCAGGATGACAACCCTTTCTTTGGCACGGGCTCGATCTCGGATGCGCCCTATACGGCCCGCGACAGTATCACGGATCTGGATATCGCCAGCGACTATGGCGTACAGTTTGACTATTACGACCGGGTCTATGACAGAAATCTGGTGACCCTGGCTCTGATCAACAAAATCACCGAAAAGCGCTGGATTGGCGAACGCCCCGAATACCGCCAGGTGGGCTATCTGAAGCTGGCACAATCCTATGACGGCACCCAGGAAAACAAAGTCGGGGTAAAAGAACCCTGGTCCGATCTAACCGCCACACTGGATGTGCGCCTGGATCGCTTCCAGACTTATTCCATCTTCAATTACTTCCCCTATCAGAACGTGACCAATGCGTCTTCGCGTGTGCGCTTGCTGAACGATATGGGGCAGTTCTTCCAGGTGCAGCTGACCCGTCAATATAAAATCTCTCCGGGGCAAGCTGTGAATACCAGTGATCGCCAGGAAGATTACACATTCTCGGCGGGCTTTACTTCCAGATTCATCAACTTAATGGGCAAGTTCGTATACGACGCCAACTGGGCTGAATCCACCACGCGCGACCAAGTAAAGTCCTGGGCCTACATTGCGCAATTCAAACCACCAGGTGATTGCATGATGATCACCTTCATTCACGATCAGGTGACCGGTGGTGACACGAATTTCAAATTGAATTTCGAATTCACATTCGATGGAAATCCAAAACCGGCCCTGCCGCCGGAAGCTTTGGATTCATACGGATTCTAA
- a CDS encoding DUF4339 domain-containing protein, with translation MKNDRWYYNKNLKPQGPVGVEEIRQLILKGDIGPHDLISCDADGSWKSAWEWGFDRSLFPATQGYVQGMDIAADDKEWVLLVASDDGKAMVQEGPYSVREIQESLRSQRVSAQNYIWKSGMSGWSRILDRPEFS, from the coding sequence ATGAAAAATGACCGTTGGTACTACAATAAAAATTTGAAGCCCCAGGGGCCCGTTGGTGTTGAGGAAATCCGTCAGCTCATACTAAAGGGTGATATCGGACCTCATGACCTGATTTCTTGTGATGCGGACGGCAGTTGGAAGTCCGCTTGGGAGTGGGGATTTGATCGCAGTCTGTTTCCGGCCACGCAAGGGTATGTGCAGGGGATGGATATCGCGGCAGATGATAAAGAGTGGGTGCTTTTGGTAGCTTCAGATGACGGCAAGGCCATGGTGCAAGAAGGGCCTTATTCTGTGCGCGAGATACAAGAATCTTTGCGCAGTCAGCGAGTCAGCGCTCAGAATTATATCTGGAAATCCGGAATGAGTGGTTGGTCGCGAATTTTGGATCGCCCAGAGTTTAGTTAA
- a CDS encoding ChaN family lipoprotein produces MNDLQKWIRIRKDLYLQMEKQVRHRLGRDTPELMRYQKVYEKEFAKKWTASTKEALWEQMSHSQVVMVGDFHALHQSQKAQARILRHIPKDRKTILAVEFLEAADQEKIDRYMSGKMSERDFLKSVQWQTKWGFPWEYYRPLLRWAQKNKVAVRGINRSYKKRNATTLKSRDVFAGKKIAELVKAHPDHLVFVIYGDLHLAAEHIPAEIVRILGAPFAKRILRIFQNSEKIYFQLLNRELEASTDLVRLSQNIFCLMSVPPWVKWQNYLMYLEQTYDLGLHDDDDDDDDEDLLDYTDHVGRYVKIISEELGLTVSTSNLSVYTARDSSFWSQVREHYDPKKLRWIELMIADENSFYLPEIGAAYLARGTVNHAASLAMHFVHAQVSGEKQIPMDVPADFLRLIWKQAVAYFGSKIINHKRKTDTIADIKASLATRGPSDLGKEALQLALAQKMHELMVITGVPGHRLQARPRKKWSYVLAASLLGGMMGERLFGGYQKKLIKAATLATFLKKPLGNPHFDVVYYEALEVIESLPAPFLSKKEKL; encoded by the coding sequence TTGAACGACCTACAAAAATGGATACGTATTCGGAAAGACCTGTACTTGCAGATGGAAAAGCAGGTGCGGCATCGGTTGGGGCGGGACACTCCTGAGCTGATGCGCTATCAAAAGGTCTATGAAAAGGAGTTCGCCAAGAAATGGACGGCCTCCACCAAAGAAGCTCTCTGGGAACAGATGAGCCATTCTCAGGTCGTTATGGTCGGGGATTTTCACGCCCTTCACCAGTCGCAAAAAGCCCAGGCCCGCATCCTTCGTCATATTCCAAAGGACCGCAAAACCATCCTGGCAGTCGAGTTTCTTGAGGCTGCAGATCAGGAGAAAATCGACCGCTATATGTCCGGTAAGATGTCAGAGCGTGATTTTCTTAAGTCAGTGCAATGGCAGACCAAGTGGGGTTTTCCATGGGAGTACTATCGTCCTTTGTTGCGCTGGGCGCAAAAAAACAAAGTCGCTGTCCGCGGCATCAATCGCAGCTATAAAAAGCGCAATGCGACGACTTTAAAGTCGCGGGATGTCTTTGCTGGCAAAAAGATTGCTGAATTGGTGAAGGCCCATCCTGATCATTTGGTTTTCGTTATCTACGGGGATTTGCATTTGGCAGCAGAGCATATTCCCGCTGAGATCGTCCGCATTCTGGGGGCTCCATTTGCAAAACGCATCCTGCGCATCTTCCAGAACTCTGAAAAGATCTATTTCCAGTTGCTGAATCGGGAACTGGAAGCCAGCACGGATCTGGTGCGCCTGTCTCAGAACATTTTCTGCCTGATGAGTGTTCCGCCGTGGGTGAAGTGGCAAAACTATCTGATGTATCTGGAGCAGACTTACGATTTGGGTTTGCACGATGATGACGACGACGACGACGACGAGGATCTGCTGGATTATACGGATCACGTCGGCCGCTATGTGAAGATCATCTCCGAGGAGCTGGGATTGACTGTTTCAACCTCCAATCTGTCGGTGTACACGGCCCGGGACAGCTCTTTCTGGAGTCAGGTGCGCGAGCACTATGACCCCAAAAAATTGCGCTGGATTGAGCTGATGATTGCAGATGAGAATTCTTTCTATTTACCAGAGATCGGCGCAGCCTATCTGGCGCGGGGAACCGTGAATCACGCGGCCTCGTTGGCGATGCACTTCGTGCATGCCCAGGTCAGTGGCGAGAAGCAGATCCCCATGGATGTTCCGGCAGATTTTCTGCGTCTGATTTGGAAGCAGGCGGTGGCCTATTTTGGTTCCAAAATCATCAACCACAAGCGCAAGACCGACACCATTGCGGATATCAAGGCCAGTCTGGCCACGCGCGGGCCTTCGGATTTGGGGAAAGAGGCCTTGCAGCTGGCGCTCGCTCAGAAAATGCATGAATTGATGGTGATCACAGGTGTCCCTGGACATCGTCTGCAGGCGCGTCCGCGTAAAAAGTGGAGCTATGTTCTGGCAGCGTCTTTGTTGGGTGGGATGATGGGAGAGCGTTTGTTTGGCGGATATCAGAAAAAACTGATTAAGGCGGCCACTTTGGCGACCTTCCTGAAAAAGCCGTTGGGCAATCCGCATTTTGATGTGGTTTACTATGAAGCGTTGGAAGTGATCGAGTCCTTGCCGGCACCGTTCCTGAGTAAAAAGGAAAAGCTATGA
- a CDS encoding ribonuclease HII, translated as MAKKEKIEFPKIEWRDFSPAPIIGVDEVGRGCLAGPVYAAAVIFKSDALNDLVTDSKLLSEKRREELADLILKEHIVGIGSASVEEIDEINILNASLLAMKRAVEKLGVKSGHVLVDGNKKIPNLKGFEQSTIVKGDLRVAPISAASIVAKVTRDRLMKDLGVKYPHYGFEIHKGYSTPVHKQSIVDHGPCIAHRRSFAGVKEYV; from the coding sequence ATGGCAAAAAAAGAAAAAATAGAGTTCCCAAAAATTGAATGGCGCGACTTTTCTCCGGCTCCGATTATTGGTGTGGATGAAGTGGGGCGCGGTTGCTTGGCGGGACCTGTTTATGCGGCAGCAGTCATCTTCAAGTCTGATGCTTTGAATGATCTGGTCACGGATTCAAAACTTCTGTCCGAAAAACGCCGGGAAGAGCTGGCGGATCTGATTTTAAAAGAACACATTGTTGGCATCGGTTCTGCTTCTGTGGAAGAGATCGACGAAATCAACATTCTCAATGCCTCACTGCTGGCGATGAAACGCGCGGTGGAAAAGTTGGGAGTGAAGAGCGGTCACGTCCTGGTGGACGGCAACAAAAAGATTCCGAATCTAAAAGGTTTTGAGCAAAGCACCATTGTGAAAGGTGATTTGCGAGTGGCGCCAATTTCGGCGGCCTCCATTGTTGCGAAAGTGACCCGGGATCGTCTGATGAAAGATCTGGGAGTGAAGTATCCGCACTATGGATTCGAAATTCACAAAGGCTACTCCACGCCGGTTCACAAACAAAGCATCGTCGACCACGGGCCGTGTATCGCTCACCGCAGATCCTTCGCGGGCGTCAAAGAATACGTTTAA
- a CDS encoding HU family DNA-binding protein, whose protein sequence is MNKAQLVELVAEKTKTTKSQSELILDATLEAIQEALKDGDEVKLVGFGTFSRSSRKARQGRNPKTGETVKIPSAYIPKFKPGKDLKDALN, encoded by the coding sequence ATGAATAAAGCCCAATTGGTGGAACTGGTCGCAGAAAAAACAAAGACAACCAAAAGTCAATCCGAACTGATTCTCGACGCCACTCTGGAAGCCATTCAGGAAGCTCTCAAAGACGGTGATGAGGTCAAACTGGTTGGCTTTGGCACTTTCTCCAGAAGCTCCCGCAAAGCCCGCCAGGGACGCAATCCCAAAACAGGCGAAACGGTCAAAATTCCCAGCGCCTACATCCCCAAGTTCAAACCGGGCAAAGACTTAAAAGACGCCCTTAACTAA